Part of the Virgibacillus natechei genome is shown below.
GTCAGGAGCGGTTACTTTTTTTTATCAGGTAAACGACAATTGTCACATTCAAAGTCAAATTAACAATTTGGAGTAATCCAAACTGAGCTAATAGACTTAGCGTTTCATATGTCGTCATTCCCTGCCATCTCCTCTCATGGGGACTTAATGATGAGGATATGGCCAACCGCTCACAACACCTATGGCCTTGCTATTGTTATTTTACCATATAATTTCATAGAATAGTAGCAATAACAAGAATAAATGTTCGATATGTTGATTAAAACCTTCTTCCCCCCTTTTTCAATTTACCTAAATACAATAAATCCCTCATATGTTTCGCTTTTCAAATTCTAAACCATAGTAGCTATCGAAAAATTCACCCATATAGGTTCGAAATTTCGGATAAAGAACAATCTAATTCGCTTCGTGTAAACACTCGAAATATTTCCAACTTGACTCACCTACACACCTTTTATATAATATATGTGTAGGAGGCGTTCGATATGGCAGATCCAATGAAAAGAAAACAATTTCATATGTCGAAGGAAGATGATAAGCTTTTAAAAGACCTGGCTCAAAGCAAAGGAATGTCGGAAGCTGAGGTTGTAAGGGAAGCTGTTCAAGAATATGCTGCAAAAAATTCGCAACAACTAAACCCACTTCTTGAGATGGCAAAAGAAGCAGAGCAACATACGGTTGATTCAGCCAATGATTTGTCGGTGAACCATGATCGTTATTTAAGGGAGATCCATGAAAATGAAGAATAATAGATGTTTTGTGGACACGAGTGCGCTGATTGCACTTAATCATGCTGGAGATCAAAAACACGCCGCTTCACGTGAGATTTCCTTAAAATTAAAAGACAACCAACTGATGATCTCCGACGCAGTAATAAACGAGACCTATAACATCTTAAGATATCGACTCGGATTCCAAAAGGCTGCTTATTTTCTAAAAATGGTTCTGCGCGACAATACATTTATCATTGTTGACGTGACACCATCCATAAGAGCAGATACCCTTCAACTTCTTGAGCAATATAACGATCATAAGATTTCTTATTGTGATGCGCTAAGTGTAGCGATAATGAAAGAACGTCAAATCCATAAAATCTTTTCATTTGATTATCATTTTACAATAATGGGTGTGGAAGTTGTTCAGTAATAGGATGCACCAGTTAAAATTACGAGTTTGGCAGCCTGCATTGTCATCAACGGTTCATGTAAAATCGGATGGAGCCGAAACAACCCGCCTGTCCAGCCAGTTCTACGTAATAATTTTTCTATTTAAGGTCTTTTCCATTAACTCCCAAGCTTCATGGTGGCTTGGATCTGTGAGATAAGGTTCAAATCCGTAGTTCAAGTACATATTGATAGCCTGATAACTCGTCGTCTGGGATGTGAGATAAGCCTTTGAATGATAGTTGGCCAAAATTCCCATAGACGCACTAAGTAATGGTTTTGAAAGTTTTTTTCCTTGATTTTCTGGGACAACGCCTACCCAATGTATTCTGCCCGATATTTCGCCATCACCATTTAAGTCGCCATACCACGCTGTTGTTGTTGCGATCGCTTCTCCATCTGTATTCTCAATGAATAGACAACGCTGATACATTTCATTCCTATATGGTTCGAATTCTTTATTAAAGCGTTCTAACGCTGTCTTCTCATCTTTAAATTCACCTACACTTGTTTCAATTCTAGCCCAGGTATGTTCGTCACCTTCACCAAATAACCTCATTTGAAATCCAGTTGGGAGGGAATATTCAGGAATATCCAACAAATCTTTCCTCACCATTTTCAGCGGAATTCTCTTCACTAAAACCATCTCCTTATCATAAACATTGCTATGTTTAAATCATTTTCATTCATTATTCATTATTCATTACCATATTGTGTGATAAACACCTAATTCAGGTCATTTATTTCCTATTATTAATAAGCTTTGTCAGCGACTGCTTTTGCAGTAGTTTCTTTATATTTTAAAGCTTTTTCTTTTAAATGACTAGCAACATCATTACTTGAACGATCAAAGGAATTAACAATATAATAAGTTTATTTTATACTAGAAAGCCTCGTATGTCGTTCATAAAATATCTATCTACAAAAAACATTAGAAACTTGGCTTTTGCCAAGCCTTTATGGCAAAGGCCGTAGTTGCACTTATGCAGTAAGAAAGTAGTTATACTTTCTTAACTGCTAAAAAGACCGGACACCAAACAAGTATCCAGTCTTATAAGATTCAAACCCACCACATATCCCCAGCACTTTCTGCAATATTCACCCGCTTCAAATTCCTTACAGCTTGATTAAATCCTTCATCGACAGACATAATCGGATCTTCATGCTCAATACTGACAACATAATCATAACCGTACGTTCTGAGTGCACTAATAATATTCGACCACTCTTGGCTGCTGTGGCCATAACCCACGGAGCGGAACGTCCAGGCGCGGCTTTGCACCGCAGCATAAGGTTGCATATCCGTTAAGCCGTACATATTCACATTATCCTGGTCGATATATGTATCCTTCGCATGGAAATGGTGGATTGCATTTTCCTTGCCGAGAATTTTGATCGCCGCAACCGGATCGATGCCTTGCCACCAGAGATGGCTCGGATCCAGATTGGCGCCGACTGCATCATTTGTGGCCTCACGCAATTTCAGCATCGTGTAGGGAGTATGTACCAGAAAGCCTGCATGTGGTTCAATCCCAATTTTCACACCATGATCCTTGGCAAATTGCCCTGCTTCCTTCCAATAAGGAATCAATTTTTCCTCCCATTGCCACTTCAAAATATCGGAGTACTCCGTAGGCCATGGCGTTACTGGCCAGTTCGGATATTTCGAATCGTCATTTGATCCAGGCACGCCAGAAAATGTATTAACGACAGACACATTCATTAATGCTGCCAAACGAACAGTTTTCACAAACGTATCATGTGCTTCTTTCGCATGCGCCTTGTCTGGAGAAATTGGGTTGTCATGACAGCTGAATGCGCTTATCGTCAGTCCACGTGATTCTATTTTTTCCATATATTCTTTTCGCTTGTCTTCGCTTTCCAAAAGTTCATCCAAATTACAGTGCGCGTTTCCAGGATTTCCTCCAGTGCCAATTTCCACTGCTTCAAGACCTGCATTCTTTACATAGTCGAGCATTTCTTCAAACGTTTTTTCTGCAAATAAA
Proteins encoded:
- a CDS encoding putative holin-like toxin, whose protein sequence is MTTYETLSLLAQFGLLQIVNLTLNVTIVVYLIKKSNRS
- a CDS encoding sugar phosphate isomerase/epimerase family protein; its protein translation is MKLGVFTVLFAEKTFEEMLDYVKNAGLEAVEIGTGGNPGNAHCNLDELLESEDKRKEYMEKIESRGLTISAFSCHDNPISPDKAHAKEAHDTFVKTVRLAALMNVSVVNTFSGVPGSNDDSKYPNWPVTPWPTEYSDILKWQWEEKLIPYWKEAGQFAKDHGVKIGIEPHAGFLVHTPYTMLKLREATNDAVGANLDPSHLWWQGIDPVAAIKILGKENAIHHFHAKDTYIDQDNVNMYGLTDMQPYAAVQSRAWTFRSVGYGHSSQEWSNIISALRTYGYDYVVSIEHEDPIMSVDEGFNQAVRNLKRVNIAESAGDMWWV
- a CDS encoding type II toxin-antitoxin system VapC family toxin; this encodes MKNNRCFVDTSALIALNHAGDQKHAASREISLKLKDNQLMISDAVINETYNILRYRLGFQKAAYFLKMVLRDNTFIIVDVTPSIRADTLQLLEQYNDHKISYCDALSVAIMKERQIHKIFSFDYHFTIMGVEVVQ
- a CDS encoding ribbon-helix-helix protein, CopG family, with the translated sequence MADPMKRKQFHMSKEDDKLLKDLAQSKGMSEAEVVREAVQEYAAKNSQQLNPLLEMAKEAEQHTVDSANDLSVNHDRYLREIHENEE
- a CDS encoding GNAT family N-acetyltransferase — its product is MKRIPLKMVRKDLLDIPEYSLPTGFQMRLFGEGDEHTWARIETSVGEFKDEKTALERFNKEFEPYRNEMYQRCLFIENTDGEAIATTTAWYGDLNGDGEISGRIHWVGVVPENQGKKLSKPLLSASMGILANYHSKAYLTSQTTSYQAINMYLNYGFEPYLTDPSHHEAWELMEKTLNRKIIT